The following are from one region of the Phycisphaerae bacterium genome:
- a CDS encoding phosphoribosylglycinamide formyltransferase, producing MSDAPLQLAILISGGGRTLQNLAEEIQAGRLAARIAKVVCSRGTAHGVSRAAELGLPCDVIERTSCTPDQFDQRIAAAVGGVDLVCMAGFLSLWRFPDPFHGRVINIHPALLPDFGGKGMYGDRVHAAVLAAKRRESGCTVHFCDNQYDHGPVILQRRVPVNEGDTIESLAARVFAAECAAYPEAIRLFIEKRIRLESGRTIIAPP from the coding sequence ATGTCGGACGCCCCACTCCAACTCGCGATCCTCATCTCCGGCGGCGGACGCACGCTCCAGAACCTCGCTGAGGAAATCCAAGCCGGACGACTCGCCGCGCGGATTGCGAAAGTCGTCTGCTCGCGCGGAACCGCTCACGGCGTCTCCCGCGCCGCCGAGCTCGGCCTTCCCTGCGACGTCATCGAGCGCACCTCCTGCACGCCCGACCAATTCGATCAGCGCATCGCCGCCGCCGTCGGCGGCGTGGATCTCGTCTGCATGGCCGGGTTCCTGTCGCTATGGAGGTTTCCCGACCCCTTCCATGGAAGAGTCATCAATATCCACCCAGCCCTACTCCCGGACTTCGGCGGAAAGGGAATGTACGGCGATCGGGTTCATGCCGCCGTTCTCGCCGCGAAGCGTCGCGAAAGTGGCTGCACCGTGCACTTCTGCGACAACCAATACGATCACGGGCCCGTCATTCTCCAGCGCCGTGTACCCGTAAATGAAGGTGACACGATCGAGTCACTGGCCGCGCGGGTCTTCGCCGCAGAGTGCGCCGCCTACCCCGAGGCCATCCGATTGTTCATCGAGAAACGCATCCGACTGGAAAGTGGAAGAACTATCATCGCGCCGCCGTGA
- a CDS encoding HAD hydrolase family protein, whose amino-acid sequence MNLAAIELLMLDVDGVLTDGRIAFSHTGERTQTFHVHDGRALKQWQALGGQVVLVSGREGGALDRRAWELGIKVQRTGIVDKLEAYTSLKVEMGFRDVAIAYVGDDEPDLPPMSQAAFPVAVANAMPRVKRAARYVTRRSGGEGAVAEVIDMLLRARSISAPPAPST is encoded by the coding sequence ATGAACTTGGCTGCTATCGAGCTTCTGATGTTGGATGTGGACGGCGTACTGACGGACGGGCGGATTGCATTCAGCCACACGGGCGAGCGAACGCAGACGTTTCACGTTCACGACGGGCGAGCGCTCAAGCAGTGGCAGGCTCTCGGGGGGCAGGTGGTGCTCGTGTCGGGTCGCGAAGGCGGGGCGCTGGACCGTCGGGCATGGGAGCTGGGGATCAAGGTTCAACGGACGGGGATCGTGGACAAGCTGGAGGCGTACACATCGCTCAAGGTGGAAATGGGGTTCCGGGACGTGGCGATAGCATACGTGGGCGACGACGAGCCCGATCTGCCACCGATGTCGCAGGCGGCGTTTCCGGTGGCCGTGGCCAATGCGATGCCCCGAGTCAAGCGTGCGGCCCGGTACGTCACGCGCCGGTCCGGGGGGGAAGGCGCCGTGGCCGAAGTCATCGACATGCTGCTTCGCGCGAGGTCTATTTCGGCGCCCCCGGCGCCATCGACCTGA
- the trpS gene encoding tryptophan--tRNA ligase — MRILSGIQSSGKLHLGNYLGAMKQHIELQREHECLYFIANLHSLNTVQDAQQLRALTLDVALDYLALGLDPNRALLFRQSDIPEVTELTWILMTVTGKGLLERATSYKDKIARGIAPSMGLFCYPVLMAADILIYRSNLVPVGKDQLQHIEMAQDMATYFNQAFGREVLLRPEPRLNEAPIVPGVDGQKMSKSYGNTINLFDPPKATRKRIMSIKTDSTPLEAPKNPETCNVFALYRLLASADETAALEQRYRQGGMGYGEAKTALADVVERLLGPAREKRAQLESDPSYVEDVLQTSARKARTIAHEVMADVRDACGIVTAQDTHR, encoded by the coding sequence ATGCGCATACTCTCGGGTATCCAATCCAGCGGAAAACTGCACCTGGGGAACTACCTCGGGGCCATGAAGCAGCACATCGAGCTCCAACGGGAGCACGAGTGCCTCTATTTCATTGCCAATCTCCACTCTCTCAACACGGTCCAGGACGCGCAACAGCTCCGCGCCCTGACGCTCGACGTCGCCCTCGATTATCTCGCCCTCGGGCTGGATCCGAATCGCGCCCTGCTCTTCCGCCAATCGGACATTCCCGAGGTCACCGAGTTGACTTGGATTCTGATGACCGTCACGGGCAAGGGGCTGCTCGAACGCGCCACCTCCTACAAGGACAAGATCGCCCGTGGCATCGCCCCCTCGATGGGACTCTTCTGCTACCCCGTGCTCATGGCCGCCGACATCCTCATCTATCGCAGCAATCTCGTCCCCGTCGGCAAGGACCAGCTTCAGCACATCGAGATGGCCCAGGACATGGCCACCTACTTCAACCAGGCGTTCGGTCGCGAAGTCCTCCTGCGCCCCGAACCGCGACTCAACGAAGCCCCCATCGTCCCCGGTGTGGACGGACAGAAAATGTCCAAGAGCTACGGCAATACGATTAATCTGTTCGATCCCCCTAAGGCCACGCGCAAGCGGATCATGAGCATCAAGACCGACAGCACGCCGCTGGAGGCGCCCAAGAATCCCGAGACCTGCAACGTATTCGCCCTTTACCGCCTGCTCGCTTCGGCCGACGAAACCGCGGCACTCGAACAACGCTACCGCCAGGGCGGAATGGGCTATGGCGAAGCCAAGACGGCTCTCGCCGACGTCGTCGAACGGCTGCTCGGCCCGGCCCGCGAGAAACGCGCCCAGCTCGAGTCGGATCCCAGCTACGTCGAAGACGTTCTGCAGACGTCCGCCCGCAAAGCCCGGACCATCGCCCACGAAGTCATGGCCGACGTGCGCGACGCCTGCGGAATCGTCACAGCTCAGGACACCCACCGGTGA
- a CDS encoding segregation/condensation protein A, producing the protein MTDYKVALDVYNGPLDLLLFLVRREEVDIYEIPIARVTEQFLAYVSLLEEIDPEAAGDFLVLAATLVEIKSRTLLPKPPPEEDGEEMIDPRHELVRQLLAYKTFKDAARDLGDRAFERSLRHERQPAEPVSAPDEIELDNLEVWDLFAAFNRLLEQTGKRSAVHHVRIDETPIALHADDILDSLQRAGGSQPFSDIFQGRSRPEMIGLFLALLELIRRRRVRATQERHASPILLVLLDATPVEEPLEETPAEENESPTLPADLKEPESGAAPASAEDRETADQSEFEYPDTAGEDTELGGDVDVRLLDQAERNVNEFLMGSPDTTHSDTAESPSPPRAKSDAAE; encoded by the coding sequence GTGACCGACTACAAAGTCGCCCTCGATGTCTACAACGGTCCGCTCGACCTGCTCCTCTTCCTCGTGAGGCGCGAGGAGGTGGATATTTATGAAATCCCCATTGCCCGCGTGACCGAGCAATTCCTGGCATACGTTTCCCTGCTGGAAGAGATCGATCCCGAGGCGGCCGGCGACTTCCTCGTGCTTGCCGCCACGCTGGTGGAAATCAAGTCGCGGACCCTCCTGCCCAAACCCCCGCCGGAGGAGGATGGCGAGGAGATGATTGATCCCCGGCACGAGCTCGTCCGCCAGCTCCTGGCATATAAGACTTTCAAGGACGCCGCCCGCGACCTGGGCGACCGCGCCTTCGAGCGCTCTCTGCGTCATGAGCGCCAACCCGCCGAACCGGTCTCCGCTCCGGACGAAATCGAACTCGACAATCTCGAAGTCTGGGACCTCTTTGCCGCGTTCAATCGTCTGCTCGAACAGACCGGCAAGCGCTCGGCCGTTCATCACGTTCGCATCGACGAGACCCCCATTGCCCTTCACGCGGACGATATCCTCGACTCCCTCCAGCGCGCAGGAGGATCACAGCCGTTCAGTGACATCTTCCAGGGGCGATCGCGGCCGGAGATGATCGGGCTCTTCCTCGCCCTCCTCGAACTGATCCGCCGCCGCCGCGTCCGGGCGACCCAGGAGCGACACGCCTCGCCCATCCTGCTCGTTCTTCTCGACGCTACCCCCGTTGAGGAACCGCTGGAGGAAACGCCCGCGGAAGAGAACGAATCGCCGACGCTCCCGGCCGACCTCAAAGAACCAGAGTCGGGCGCAGCCCCCGCTTCGGCTGAAGACAGGGAGACTGCGGACCAAAGCGAATTCGAATACCCAGATACCGCCGGAGAGGACACAGAACTAGGCGGCGACGTGGATGTTCGCTTGCTTGATCAGGCCGAGCGCAATGTAAACGAGTTTCTGATGGGTTCGCCCGACACCACGCATAGCGACACCGCAGAATCGCCGTCGCCGCCGCGGGCGAAGAGCGATGCCGCAGAATAG
- a CDS encoding RidA family protein: MKPSQKMAELNIQLPSIAAPVGSYVPALKSGSFVYTSGQLPFSDGKLLHNGRVGANVSLEQAAQAARQAGLNALSAAAQAAGGIDHIRRLIKVTVYVGSDPAFTDQPKVANGASDLFAQILGDAGRHARAAIGVAALPLGACVEIDLVAEVD, encoded by the coding sequence ATGAAGCCGAGTCAGAAAATGGCCGAACTGAACATCCAGCTCCCCTCTATTGCCGCGCCCGTGGGCAGCTACGTCCCGGCGCTCAAGTCGGGCTCGTTTGTATATACCAGCGGTCAATTGCCCTTCAGCGACGGGAAGCTTCTGCACAATGGCCGCGTCGGAGCGAATGTGTCACTGGAGCAGGCGGCGCAGGCCGCGCGACAGGCCGGACTCAACGCCTTGTCCGCCGCAGCCCAGGCGGCCGGCGGCATCGACCACATCCGCCGGCTCATCAAAGTCACCGTTTACGTAGGCAGCGACCCCGCATTTACCGACCAGCCCAAGGTCGCCAATGGCGCCAGCGATCTGTTTGCGCAGATTCTCGGCGACGCCGGGCGGCACGCCCGCGCCGCCATCGGCGTTGCGGCCCTGCCCCTCGGCGCCTGTGTCGAAATCGATCTTGTTGCCGAAGTCGATTGA
- a CDS encoding GGDEF domain-containing protein has translation MKSAFYQRLESGGRLPTPPGVVIRLLEITRQPDTSVREIADTIAADPILAAKILRFVNSPMAGVARQVSSLHQAVALLGVRGVKMMALSFSVLTAPAPTGCKRFDPKQFTVQSLACGTAAKVIAAQCKSNLANEAFVVGLLSQIGRSVIAAALPAEYERVLSSARLVPEDLPALERAAFGEDYTGVGAQLLRGWGIPEPVCTVIETFRGDGGEDPPSDLKSIIRVAEIAASVACPDPHAQTDNPDRFIQSAARLLGFSEAQAMETLNSIVTEVEDTRRVLDLPPGFMRSVEELEGAVRERISELTFALHVENQSMARQQEDLLHRATTDALTGVGNRAAFDARLAQELERSARAGTSCALLMIDVDRFKSFNDTYGHQAGDQTLKVVAETLDQNIRKVDYVARYGGEEFVVIAPNTTVEGIMTLAERLRQTMEVTPVRVGGRSLTVTFSVGVALMPEVSDTGPNTSNLLIRAADEQLYAAKRSGRNAVQMTVLDAMAAAEA, from the coding sequence GTGAAGAGCGCGTTTTATCAGCGTTTGGAGTCCGGTGGACGGCTTCCCACGCCCCCTGGCGTGGTCATCCGACTTCTGGAAATCACCCGGCAGCCGGACACTTCCGTCCGGGAGATCGCCGACACGATCGCCGCCGACCCGATTCTGGCTGCCAAGATTCTCCGTTTTGTCAATTCACCCATGGCCGGCGTCGCGAGACAGGTGTCGTCGCTTCACCAGGCCGTGGCCCTGCTGGGCGTTCGCGGCGTAAAGATGATGGCGCTTTCGTTCTCCGTGCTCACCGCGCCCGCGCCGACCGGCTGCAAGCGCTTTGATCCCAAGCAATTCACGGTGCAGTCCCTGGCCTGCGGAACCGCGGCGAAGGTGATCGCGGCCCAGTGCAAGTCGAATTTGGCCAATGAGGCTTTTGTGGTCGGCCTGCTGAGCCAGATCGGCCGGTCGGTCATCGCGGCGGCGCTGCCCGCCGAGTATGAGCGTGTGCTAAGCAGCGCCCGCCTGGTTCCCGAGGATCTTCCCGCCCTGGAGCGCGCCGCATTCGGCGAGGATTACACCGGCGTCGGGGCTCAATTGCTGAGGGGCTGGGGCATTCCCGAGCCCGTCTGCACCGTCATCGAGACGTTCCGAGGGGATGGCGGCGAGGATCCGCCGTCGGACCTCAAGTCCATCATCCGGGTGGCGGAGATTGCTGCGAGCGTGGCCTGTCCCGATCCCCACGCCCAGACGGATAATCCGGATCGATTTATCCAGAGTGCCGCGAGACTTCTTGGATTTTCCGAAGCCCAGGCCATGGAGACGCTGAATTCGATTGTGACGGAGGTCGAAGACACGCGCCGTGTTCTCGATCTGCCTCCGGGATTCATGCGATCGGTGGAGGAGCTGGAAGGTGCCGTTCGCGAGCGAATTTCGGAGCTGACATTTGCCCTCCATGTCGAGAACCAGAGCATGGCCCGGCAGCAGGAAGACCTGCTCCATCGTGCCACGACTGACGCCCTGACCGGCGTGGGAAATCGCGCTGCATTTGACGCCCGCCTCGCCCAGGAATTGGAACGGTCTGCACGAGCGGGTACTTCCTGCGCCCTGCTGATGATCGACGTCGACCGGTTCAAGTCGTTCAACGATACCTACGGGCATCAGGCCGGCGACCAGACCTTGAAGGTCGTGGCCGAGACCCTCGATCAGAACATTCGAAAGGTCGACTACGTGGCGCGATACGGGGGCGAGGAATTCGTCGTGATCGCCCCCAACACGACCGTGGAAGGGATCATGACGCTGGCCGAGCGACTCCGCCAGACCATGGAAGTGACACCGGTCCGCGTCGGCGGGCGCAGCCTGACGGTGACGTTCAGTGTGGGGGTGGCGCTCATGCCGGAAGTGTCCGACACCGGCCCCAACACCTCCAACCTGCTCATTCGCGCGGCCGACGAGCAGCTCTATGCCGCCAAACGGTCCGGCCGAAATGCCGTGCAGATGACGGTTCTCGACGCCATGGCGGCGGCGGAAGCGTAA
- a CDS encoding DNA adenine methylase codes for MTTSLFPELSDISDRPEFPPTRYLGSKRRLASSIVHVAAGLGVRTVLDAFGGTGAVAHAFKCAGFAVTYNDILRFNHQIGLGLIENDDVLLCEDEVVALGVRRRGVDYGDLVERYFADIYFTDEENRWLDTAAGNIAGIADPYRRALCWFVVFQAAMAKRPYNLFHRRNLYMRHAEVSRSFGNKASWDRSFEDHVRALARQANAAVVRGASPCRATCRDAAAIEPDFDLVYIDPPYIGAGGVGVDYHGFYHFLEGLVDYDGWEERIDFASKHRRLRPETNPWHDPGRVLDCFRALFELHRRSALLVSYRSDGIPSPEELLRALRDFKPRANLAEAWDNQYALSTRRRTKEILLFGV; via the coding sequence ATGACGACCTCACTTTTTCCCGAACTCTCCGACATTTCAGACAGACCGGAATTTCCGCCCACGCGCTATCTTGGAAGCAAGCGCCGACTCGCTTCGTCCATTGTCCATGTTGCCGCGGGGTTGGGTGTCCGCACCGTGCTCGATGCCTTCGGTGGGACGGGCGCCGTTGCCCACGCTTTCAAGTGCGCCGGATTTGCGGTCACGTACAACGATATTCTGCGTTTCAATCACCAGATCGGCCTGGGGTTGATCGAGAACGACGACGTATTGCTGTGCGAGGATGAGGTCGTCGCCCTTGGCGTCCGCCGGCGGGGCGTCGACTACGGCGACCTGGTCGAACGGTACTTCGCCGACATCTACTTCACCGACGAGGAGAACCGTTGGCTCGATACGGCGGCGGGGAACATCGCCGGCATTGCCGACCCATACCGCCGGGCGCTCTGCTGGTTTGTCGTTTTTCAGGCGGCGATGGCGAAGCGCCCTTACAACCTGTTTCATCGCCGCAATCTCTACATGCGTCACGCCGAGGTCTCGCGCAGCTTTGGCAACAAGGCCAGTTGGGATCGTTCATTTGAGGACCATGTCCGCGCGCTTGCCCGCCAGGCCAATGCCGCGGTCGTTCGCGGGGCGAGCCCCTGCCGGGCGACGTGCCGGGATGCCGCCGCGATCGAGCCCGACTTCGATCTGGTCTATATCGATCCACCTTACATCGGCGCGGGCGGTGTCGGCGTCGACTACCACGGCTTCTATCACTTCCTGGAAGGGCTCGTCGATTACGACGGATGGGAAGAGCGCATCGACTTCGCCTCGAAGCACCGCCGCCTTCGTCCGGAAACCAATCCCTGGCATGACCCCGGGCGCGTTCTCGATTGCTTCCGGGCGCTTTTTGAGCTCCATCGCCGAAGCGCCCTGCTGGTTTCTTATCGGAGCGATGGTATTCCTTCGCCGGAGGAGCTTCTGCGGGCGCTCCGCGATTTCAAGCCCCGGGCGAATTTGGCAGAAGCCTGGGATAATCAGTACGCACTTTCCACGCGTCGACGAACGAAGGAGATTCTCCTGTTCGGCGTTTAG
- a CDS encoding CTP synthase, whose translation MNAERTFSTISHTSDDTEFFTPMPSGYRPGKTKYVVVFGTVMSGLGKGIFSSSLAKVLQDKGLAVSPIKLEGYLNRDSGTLNPFRHGEVFVLDDGMECDMDLGTYERMLNQDLGRLNFATSGQIFSSVLEKERAGRYLGRDVQMIPHVTGEVKLRLRELAVAAESDVVFVEIGGTVGDVENAYFIEAVREMAFEEGPQNFCFVALTYIVEPQILGEQKSKPAQLNLKLLNAAGIHPNMIACRASSPVSKKVREKIALFANVPMERVFSMHDSDSVYVVPEMLRGAGLDAAVVELLGLSDRADRRAEDAARRVWGDYITRFRSAEHPLTIGIIGKYTSVRDSYASIIQSLEHAGATVGARVRLEWVDSTDLSEQSVADRLKHVHGVIVPGGFGYRGVDGKISCIRHIRENRIPYLGICYGMQIAVIEYARHVCNLKHANSTEIEPDCADPVIDLLPEQKKIEGLGGNMRLGGFDVQIFPDTLAARLFEADRVRMRFRHRYEVNPAYVDMLTRAGLVFSGKSPLHPIMQLLELPAEVHPFFVATQAHPELTSRPLEPQPLFVGLLSAALRYSGVAEPIRPRTPSNPSSGAESDIFGPAASRST comes from the coding sequence ATGAACGCCGAACGCACATTCTCCACCATCTCCCACACTTCGGATGATACCGAATTCTTCACGCCGATGCCGTCGGGCTATCGCCCCGGCAAGACGAAATATGTCGTCGTATTCGGCACAGTGATGAGCGGGTTGGGGAAGGGCATCTTTTCAAGTTCGCTGGCCAAGGTACTTCAGGACAAGGGCCTGGCCGTCTCTCCTATCAAGCTCGAAGGGTATCTCAATCGCGACAGCGGCACGCTCAACCCCTTCCGCCACGGCGAAGTATTCGTCCTGGATGACGGCATGGAATGCGACATGGACCTGGGGACGTATGAGCGCATGCTCAACCAGGACCTTGGCCGGTTGAACTTCGCCACCAGCGGGCAGATATTCTCCTCCGTGCTGGAAAAGGAACGTGCCGGGCGGTACCTGGGGCGCGACGTGCAGATGATTCCGCATGTGACGGGCGAGGTGAAGCTTCGCCTGCGGGAGCTGGCCGTTGCGGCCGAGTCCGACGTGGTTTTCGTGGAGATCGGCGGAACCGTCGGTGACGTCGAGAACGCTTATTTCATTGAGGCGGTGCGCGAAATGGCCTTCGAAGAGGGCCCGCAGAATTTCTGCTTCGTGGCGCTGACGTACATCGTCGAGCCGCAGATTCTCGGTGAGCAGAAGTCCAAGCCCGCGCAGCTCAATCTCAAGCTGCTCAACGCCGCCGGAATTCATCCCAACATGATTGCCTGCCGGGCGTCGTCGCCGGTGAGCAAGAAGGTTCGCGAAAAGATCGCCCTGTTCGCCAACGTGCCCATGGAGCGCGTGTTCTCCATGCACGACAGCGACAGTGTGTATGTCGTTCCGGAGATGCTTCGCGGCGCGGGGCTGGACGCGGCGGTTGTCGAGCTGCTGGGTCTTTCCGATCGCGCGGACCGCCGCGCGGAGGACGCCGCCCGGCGCGTGTGGGGCGACTACATCACACGTTTCCGTTCGGCCGAGCACCCGCTCACGATCGGCATCATCGGCAAGTACACCTCGGTGCGGGACAGCTACGCCAGCATCATTCAATCGCTGGAGCACGCCGGCGCGACCGTCGGGGCCCGGGTACGCCTGGAATGGGTGGACAGCACGGACCTGAGCGAGCAGAGCGTTGCCGACCGGCTCAAGCACGTTCATGGCGTCATTGTGCCCGGCGGGTTCGGGTATCGCGGCGTGGACGGCAAGATCAGTTGCATCCGCCACATTCGCGAGAACCGCATTCCCTACCTGGGCATCTGTTACGGCATGCAGATCGCGGTGATTGAGTACGCCCGGCATGTTTGCAACCTCAAACACGCCAACAGCACCGAGATCGAGCCCGATTGCGCCGATCCCGTGATCGACCTGCTGCCCGAGCAGAAGAAGATCGAGGGCTTGGGCGGGAACATGCGCCTCGGGGGATTCGACGTGCAGATTTTCCCCGATACGCTGGCCGCGCGGCTTTTCGAGGCGGACCGCGTTCGCATGCGCTTCCGACATCGCTACGAGGTCAACCCGGCCTATGTCGACATGTTGACGCGCGCCGGGTTGGTCTTCTCCGGCAAGAGCCCACTGCATCCCATCATGCAGTTGCTCGAGTTGCCCGCCGAAGTGCATCCCTTCTTTGTCGCTACGCAGGCCCACCCCGAACTGACCAGCCGACCACTTGAGCCGCAGCCGCTCTTCGTGGGGCTTCTCAGCGCGGCGCTGCGCTACAGCGGCGTGGCCGAGCCGATTCGACCTCGCACGCCTTCCAATCCGTCTTCGGGTGCGGAATCGGACATCTTTGGCCCCGCCGCCTCTCGCTCGACATGA
- the kdsB gene encoding 3-deoxy-manno-octulosonate cytidylyltransferase produces the protein MATLAVIPARFAAVRFPGKPLARETGKYLIQHVYERAAGCPLFDRVIVATDDERIADAARSFGGEFCMTRSDHVSGTDRVAEVADKLNAGGGDLVFNVQGDEPEVDPDDLARLVKAMNADENDCGIGTLAVPFDDEGPKTGRGSPADPNCVKVVVDLRGRALYFSRSLIPYPRAAGGVVERPSRWLLHLGVYAFRGAALRQAVSGGQTGAPEPSAKKVEGGFDHRDLPLEACESLEQLRWLSRGMAIRVARAARRSSGIDTPEDYAAFVARHAGQGA, from the coding sequence ATGGCCACGCTGGCGGTCATTCCCGCCCGGTTTGCTGCTGTGCGCTTTCCCGGAAAGCCGCTGGCGCGGGAAACGGGCAAGTACCTGATTCAGCACGTGTACGAGCGCGCGGCCGGGTGCCCGCTGTTTGATCGCGTCATCGTGGCTACCGACGATGAGCGCATCGCCGACGCCGCTCGTTCCTTCGGGGGCGAGTTCTGCATGACGCGGAGCGATCACGTATCGGGGACCGATCGCGTGGCCGAGGTCGCCGACAAGCTCAATGCCGGCGGTGGCGATCTCGTGTTCAACGTTCAGGGGGATGAGCCGGAGGTCGATCCGGACGATCTCGCCCGGCTGGTGAAGGCGATGAACGCGGATGAAAACGACTGCGGCATCGGCACGCTGGCGGTTCCGTTCGATGACGAAGGTCCGAAAACTGGTCGAGGATCGCCCGCGGATCCCAATTGCGTGAAAGTAGTGGTCGATCTTCGCGGACGGGCGCTGTATTTCTCGCGAAGTCTGATACCTTATCCGAGGGCGGCCGGCGGTGTCGTAGAGCGCCCGTCGCGATGGCTGCTGCATCTCGGCGTGTACGCGTTTCGCGGGGCGGCATTGCGACAGGCCGTGTCCGGCGGACAAACCGGCGCTCCTGAGCCGAGCGCGAAGAAGGTCGAGGGCGGATTCGACCACAGGGACTTGCCGCTGGAGGCCTGTGAGTCGCTGGAGCAGCTGCGTTGGTTGTCGCGGGGCATGGCGATTCGCGTGGCCCGTGCGGCCAGGCGATCGTCGGGAATTGATACGCCGGAAGATTACGCGGCGTTTGTCGCCCGACACGCGGGGCAAGGCGCATAG
- a CDS encoding dicarboxylate/amino acid:cation symporter — translation MNPRRLLTILILVGIVAGAIAGQILYDPTFRITMPDARHAHPAALAAFHFVGNTVFMGLLKMIVIPLIATSVLIGVTSVGDFRELGQIGIATLVFYFASMLIATVVGLILVTSIRPGERVAAQDHETAQRTFEESESVKRDVEAGPRGLIKALQNLVEQIIPSNIVAAAAGGQALPVIFFSILLGVVLTTMGDRARPVTDFIAASYEAIMRLVDAIIWLTPIGVFALLAWTVARIGLGVFFEAIGAYMGTVLAGLSIQGLIVLPAACWLLGRCNPWRFFGHMRQALLTALGTDSSSATLPVTMECATENAGISRKAAGFVLPLGSTINMDGTALYEAVAVVFLAQAYGIELSTTVLILVAVSATLAAVGAAGIPSAGLVTMVIVVETVNGALASLPGSPSIPIAAIGLIVGVDRILDMFRTTVNVWGDAVGAAIIDRLDRDYFTGNRTATT, via the coding sequence ATGAACCCCCGCCGCCTTCTCACCATCCTCATCCTCGTCGGCATCGTGGCCGGGGCGATCGCCGGGCAAATACTCTACGACCCGACGTTCCGCATCACCATGCCCGATGCCCGCCACGCCCACCCCGCGGCCCTGGCCGCGTTCCACTTCGTCGGCAACACCGTCTTCATGGGCCTGCTCAAGATGATCGTTATCCCCCTGATCGCCACGAGCGTGCTCATCGGCGTCACCAGCGTGGGCGACTTCCGCGAGCTGGGCCAGATCGGCATCGCCACGCTGGTCTTCTATTTCGCCAGCATGCTCATCGCGACGGTCGTCGGACTGATCCTCGTCACGAGCATCCGCCCCGGGGAACGCGTCGCCGCACAGGATCACGAGACGGCCCAGCGAACGTTCGAAGAGTCCGAGTCGGTGAAACGCGATGTCGAAGCCGGCCCGCGCGGACTCATCAAGGCGCTCCAGAACCTCGTCGAGCAGATCATCCCTTCCAACATCGTCGCCGCTGCCGCCGGCGGGCAGGCACTGCCCGTGATTTTCTTCTCGATCCTGCTGGGGGTGGTGCTAACCACCATGGGCGATCGCGCCAGGCCGGTGACCGATTTCATCGCCGCCTCCTACGAGGCCATCATGCGCCTGGTGGACGCTATCATCTGGCTGACGCCCATCGGCGTTTTCGCCCTGCTCGCCTGGACGGTGGCGAGGATCGGGCTGGGGGTGTTCTTCGAGGCCATTGGGGCGTACATGGGGACCGTTCTCGCCGGGCTGTCGATTCAGGGGCTGATCGTCTTGCCCGCCGCTTGCTGGCTCCTCGGGAGGTGTAATCCCTGGCGCTTTTTCGGACACATGCGTCAGGCCCTGCTGACCGCGCTCGGCACGGACTCCTCCTCCGCCACGCTCCCCGTCACCATGGAATGCGCCACGGAAAACGCCGGAATCAGCCGTAAGGCCGCGGGATTCGTCCTCCCCCTCGGCTCAACCATCAACATGGACGGCACCGCCCTCTACGAAGCCGTCGCCGTCGTATTCCTCGCACAGGCCTACGGGATCGAACTGAGCACGACCGTTCTCATCCTCGTCGCGGTCTCGGCGACCCTCGCTGCAGTTGGCGCGGCCGGGATCCCGAGTGCGGGGCTGGTCACCATGGTGATCGTCGTCGAGACGGTTAACGGAGCCCTGGCCAGCTTGCCTGGATCCCCCAGTATACCCATCGCCGCAATCGGCCTGATCGTCGGCGTTGACCGCATCCTGGATATGTTCCGCACCACGGTCAACGTCTGGGGCGATGCCGTCGGCGCGGCGATCATCGACCGCCTGGACCGGGACTATTTCACCGGGAACCGCACCGCGACAACTTGA